ttttttcaaaataattcctGTGTGAAATGGTTTAATGGATCTTTCAGGGAACAGGAATTAGTAGGGATCATCACAGCATTAGATATAAAACAGCTTTTGGTATATTAAAGCAGGGCCAGTTATTTTTATCACTGGGTTCTGCATGTTCATTGTAAAATTGGTgtcatcatttacaaaacataattgtatttgttatttaaatcatATCAGGAATATTTTAGAAACTCCCTGGGGGTTGAATTTTGTTGCAAATGATGAGATCCATAATTTCTTATCTTTTTTAAAGatattcttaaattatttaaaataatttttcttctttttcaaaacCACCAATTCTAAGCAATGCTATTATGATAGCACAATCACTTGGCACAATGTGGCTGTTGTGTTTGGCCACATTGACAGTAATTCATAATGTCATTATGAATGATCTTTTAATCTATTGAAAAGTTAGATTCATCTTTCTAAACTCCTATTTACCTTAGAAAATCCGTTTAAAGCCTTTTTGGACACCTAAACCGAATTAAATAAGTAATTAGCATGTAAACCCTCAAAGACATGTATTTTAATTGCACACACTTGGAGGACTGTAAATTCTACTTGAAGTTagcaaaaccaacaaacaatgaaagcaagcaaaggagagagaggagaacagGTCTTGGGACTGTGGGCTGTGGGAGGGGTTCCAGGGTCTGAAGGGTTTTGTAGCAGGAAAATAGTACTTCATCTGCAGGAAAAGAGGGTAGTATTCTTGCTGTAGTCTACTCTACACTAAGCTAAGCAGAGTTGCAGGAAGTCAGGTACCTCTTCCAGCTCTGTATCTATTTCTTGGTATAACTTTCCGTATCTCCGGTTTGCAACTTCGTCTTCAGACAGGTCTGAGTTCTCTGGCTCTTTATGACAGACCTGGTCCTCTGCAATGGTACTTTTAAGATTAGAGGTGTCTTGTTGCCCAGGGAAAGAGGTAAAGGGGTCTTGAGATGGAACAGCCTCACCTGGCCAGCCTGCTGTAAAGTTTCCTTGGCCATCAGAAGAGAAGAAGCCACTGCTATCACTCACCTCCTGCCAGGAGCCCTTACTGGAGTTCTCAGAGTCTGCAGCTGGTGCAGGAAAAGCTGCCCACTGGGCAAACCCATTGGCATGTCCAGTTTTGTCATCAAAGACATCAGAATCTTTTCCTTGTCCAATAATCTCCTTTGTCCCGGTGGATTCCCAACCCCCTGCCCACCCCTGGTTGTTCTCATTGGTAAATGGGTCCCCACCACTTTCACTGGCAAAAGGATCAGATGTGGTCTCATTAGCAAATGGGTCCTGATTGCCCCCAGTAGCAAAAGGGTCTGATGTGAATTCAGTGGCAAAGGGGTCCGCTGACCACTGTCCTTTGTCTCCTGGCTGGGTTTCTGCAAACGGATCAGAATTAAACCCACTTTTTGGACTCTCTGTTGATAACCCTTCAGTATCAAAAAGATCACTGCCTGTAGTAACAAAGGGATCACTCCCAGAAAAGCCACTGGGATCTTCGTCCGAGGTCGCAAATGGATCATTTCCATTCCCAAATGGGTCATCCCCTGATGCAGCAAAGGGATCATCCCCTGTACCAAATGGATCATTACCTTCAGTGTCAAATGGGTCGGAACTCGGAGTAGATTCAAGAACATTTTGAGGCATATTTGCTCCTGCTTTGGCTGGGACTGAAAGCGGCTCTTCCAAGCTTTCATTTTCAAGCTCTGAGACACATGGTGTTGCTTCAGGCTGATCCCAGGTGGCTGCAAATGCATCACCACCAAACCCAGAGTCAGCAGGGGTAATCTGCTCGGGGACACCATCAGCTGTGCCCCAGTCTGCAAAGCACTCTCGGGCCACAGTGCCTTGTTCTGGTGCCACAACGGGATTCTCATTCTTGGCACATTCAAGGTCATCATCTGCACTGACCCATCCACTGTTTTGTCCTGGGACATCACCCCATTCTTCAGCAGTCTCGTATTCTGAGCCGGATCCATCTAGATCAACCTGGCTAGACAGACCCCATCTGGAACTATCTCCCCCTATGCCCTCCGTGGTGTCCTGAATCTCCTGACCAAACTCATCTGTGAATATGATTCCAGGCATTGGTTGCAAGCCCGCTGTCTCCTCTGCATCTCTCCCCTCTGACCTAAAACCTGCCTTTTCTTCTGCCCATTCCACTTGATTTTTAGCCCAGTCTGTCTGACCTTCCTCTACACTCTCTTTCCCCTGTCCTGGATGCTGTTGCTTGGCCTCGCCACCCCCCATAGCACAGGGATCACAGTCTGGGTCTGGCTCAGGataattttctggattccagGCTCTAACCTCATCTGTGGCTGCCTCTTCTTGAGGCTGTGATGCTGCCTCTGTAGGCCAACCTTCGGCAGGTGGCCATCCCTGCTCATCCACTGCAGGTTGAGCATTTCCAGATTCCTCTGTACCCGTAGTGGCTGAAGAGCCAAAGTCAGCTGCCCAGTTGGCAGTGAAGCCAGCATCTGCAGCCTGGTCAAGGAAAGAAAGGTAACAAGTGGTAAGTAAGTTTCCCCTATGTTGTGTGAGTTTAGAGTTTGATGGGTGTTTGTAGAGGTGGGGCACATATTTGAGAAACTAAGTAGGAATATTTTAAATGAGGATCATGATACATGAATATGTGTAAACCGCAATGCAATGTCACACTGGAGAAATGGGGGACAGATTTCTAATTTGTAAcgttaatgaataaatgaacatttaagaAGTTATCTGCCAATTTACCAAAGTCTTGAAAGCTGGAGGTTAAATCTGCCATGAACTTTAATTACATTTGCAATTGCTTTCTACTAAGACACTCTCGTCAGTCATTACTTACGGGCTGTGCAGGCTGTGAAGCATTTCCCTAGAAATGAACAGAGATATCAGAGGTATTTGCCATCAAATTAATGCTCGACAGGAACGTATTTGAGCTTGTCATGAAATACAGTCAATTCACATTTCATGTCAGtgcaaatttaatgttttaagagACTACAAATCTAGGCCACTTCTTTTGACATCAGGAAAGGAGACAGGATTCTGTCACCAAGTTACTAATAGCACCAAGATTTCTCTCCTTTGCATCAGCTCACATAGATCAGAGCTGATCAGAGTACAGGCAAAGAAAGCAGACTTACCGCCCAGAGATCCCAAGGTAGTGTctgtaagaaaaaatatgcaaGAATTTAAACTCTGTTTGCTTACTGATTgatttatgttatataaataaaaatgattgctaAGACATAAACGTTTTCATTTGATTGAGAGTGTGAAGAAGGACCTGAGATATGGGTGACTGTGTCTGCCCGATAGGTGTACTGGCATCAGGCTTGAATGGATCAAAATCCAAGTCCAGGAGAGATTCTCCAGGTTTCTCATTTGGCTAAAGTaaggacataaaaataaaatgaactgactATTAAATAAGGTCAAATGCTGCAGAAGTAATCTATTTCACTACTAGCAGATATTTTCCTTTTTCCACATTACCAGTAAAATAAGTGAATGCTCACTCACCTGTGGTGATGTAACACTGATCTCTGGAAATCCTCCATCGAACAGGTCAATTATCTGCTCTTGTTGGAGCTCCTTGGTTGGAGTAACTTTTGGAGGAGGTGGTTTTGGAGGTCCCATTTTGAGCTGATATGAAAAGATACCATGTGTGCCTTTGAACCTCACAAATCAAAACCTCACAAATACTGGTTTCAGTCCTACTGGTTTCAGTCCTACCTGTGAAGGTGATTTGGGTCGAGGTAGGCCAGGAGATGTGGGCCTTAGTGTGTGGTTGGGGCTGGCAGCTGGGCTGCTGTCAGGGCTCTCGTCATCAGGTGGGGTGGGAGTCCTGGCTAATCGCAGGGGCCCTGAGTCACTGTCaataaaaaatgacacacaaatAACATCTTGAAAACTCATCATGGCTTCTTTtattctgaatatatattttcactaGATCAGAGCTCTTAGTGGAGATTTTTTAGAAGGGCAGCTTGCAACCAACACGTCCGTGCTTTGCTGTGTGAACTATTTAAGAGATGGTCTTACTTCATCACAGTTTTCCATTGTGTCCAAGTACCGTAAAATTAATCATTTCTATCACACTGTGTTCTGCTTACCACCTGCTTTTCACTTTGAAGCTATATTTCGATGTAATGATGCACCTACAGTGTAGGACAAGTTTGAGATTCACTAAAACAAGCAAAGGAGAAACATCTGCAGCATAATTACCCATCACCTACCAGATCTACAAAACTAACTATCATCATCTGCGTCAAGCACAGTGCTGTTGAGCTATGGGTGTCCTCTGCTCTACAAACCAATTTTGTGCACAGGACATTTACTTACTCAAAGGTGTTCTTTCACAAAGAACAAAGGTGTTCTTCCATTTGCCTTTCTATACTTAGAACACTTTGGAGGAAGTAAACCTCCCATGTCTTTACATACACTAACAGTCCATGCTATTCCACTTACCGTTTCACTCTGTAACAGGAAGAACACGAACAGAGCCAaaccatataaacatttaattaacagCCAGAATTATGGCAACAATCTTGTTTTCTTATAATCTTTCAAAGTGGCaataaatatacaacattatAACATGACGATTCTTCATTCTTTGTACAATGTTGTACTATGTACAACCATCCGTGCCATCAGTGAATAAGAACATTTTGTGCAGGGAGGTTAATGGAGGTTAAAGGCTGTTCCTTACCTGGGTGCTCCCTGAATCGTGAACATTTTGTCCGAGTGCTGCTCAGCGAGCTTATTCATCACTTCATACAGCTTATGACAGAGCTGGatccaaaacagagaaagaaatcattggaaaaaaaataattatgagaaGAACTCAAGCAAAATTACTTGCCTAACGCAACCTTAGTGAAATAAATGTTGTCATTCAGGTTCTTTGGTACTACTGAATATGAGTTTTCATTCCttcaacaaaagtaaaaaataatgcatgcgtCAACAGAGTGATGCATTGACCTCTATACTGATCACACTGACACAAATAGAGCAGACCTTTGCAGTAGCTTCTGTGCAGAGCAGCATTGTTTACCCCTTCTggtgaaaaaaaagtctttaacaATGCATTGAAGCCCACTTATGCCAATATGCTGTTTCTAATAATAAACATAGTCTACCAATGCGGAGTTCCCAGCTAAAACATTGTAACCTTCAGTGTGGACCCAAAATGACAGATGTGGATCTAAAGAGGCACAATTAGCACTGTTTAATGTCTCTAACACTAGAAAAatagcataataaataaatataataaatataaaactagaaAATAATATTTGGAGCAATATTCAAAGAGTATTTAAAGAGTTATCTATTGGATGAATGTAGAGCAGgcagtgcatttaaaaaagttGCTCTCCCACACAGTGTTGTCAAAGAGTTAAACAGCCCTATAAATATCGCGCAATCATTCATCAGTGTCTCTTCTGTGATTTAtaaaactaacacacacacacacacgcacacacacactttatctgTCTTTCATGAGTAATTGCTGCAAAACTAGCAGCTTGAATAGAAAATGAGATTTCATGCGAAGCATGAGAGCTTTTCTTTGACTGACTGCATGGATCAGAAACAAAGCTCCTAATCTTATtatgtaaaactgtgaattttgtCATAAACCACTCATGAAAACACAGTAGCTGGTGACTACTCTATAAACCCTCATGTAGCAGGAACTGTTCCTCGGATGTCAATCACAAGTGTCTAGAAACAAGAATGATTCACGAGGAGGAACATGTGCTTTGTGTTTCTGAGCACTCAGTTCATTGTTTGTGACATTTAGGAGGAACATCATGTTTAACAGCTTCAAGAGATTTAGAAATTAATCTAACTCACAAAAGAGATCTCCCTATGGAATCGGGCTTCCAGGCTGGACACGTTTTTGAAGGTGCTCACATAGAACCCCACCCGACTGCAAAGAGGAAAGGAGAAGAATAATGATTAGGCTCCAGTCTCCAACAAGTGCGCAGTATGTTGAAGAAGCATCTGGATGatgttcaaaaagaaaaacagatggaCACTGATGATGTCATTTAGATTTTAAGAATTccttgtttctattttaaaatatcaacaaCTTTTtaccacatatgtgaccctggactacaaaaccagtcttaagtcactggggtatatttgtaacaatagccaaaaatacattgtatatgccaaaattattgatttttttattgccaaaaatcagtaggatgttaagtaaagatcatgttccataaagatattttggtAAGATattttcagccaaatattgtcctgtcctaacaaagcttatttattcagctttcagatgatgtataaatctcagtttcgaaaaattgacccttatgactggttttgtggtccagggtcacatatgtgaaaGGGGATCCAAAGGCAAATGTGATGCACTAACACAAACCTCTGCACCTCAAACATGAATACATGAAGCAAGATATTAAAGCTTTTTAATCCTTTTCAAACAAAGAATGTGGAATCATATCTGCAAGTTGCTGCTATAAGCTAAAATGTGTCAGTCCACGCCTGCATGACAGTAAGAACCCTAAAAtcctaaataatacaaatgtaaagtgACAGCCATTTTTTATATCTGCAGCAGTTATGAATGTATCTCAGTCATTTTTTCTTTCTGGTCTGAGCTGAAATGAGCATGGCTGCAGGGTCTGGTGCAGAGAGGAAGCTACCGATTGGATAGATTATGTAACCAAGCTGTTGCTCCAGTGAGCAGACATACCCTTTCAGCTCAAAACAGCACACTGCTTACCAGAGCATATTCACCACAATATACAGCTGACCACAAGATACAGTACATATACCTTATTTGAATTACCATCAAAATACTgtctacaataaaactcaaaatacacagtagttaaagggatagttcacacagcATTTACTCAGTCATTCTGTTGCAAAACgtgaataatagaataataatcaaataatagaAAGTCAAAGGAGTCCAAAACAATATTAGATccaattgactttcattgtattagaaaaaaaaagaaaatgttccaAGGTAGAAGGaaagactttcattatatggacaaaaagaaGTAAAGAAAGTCCTACAggcttgaaatgacatgaaggttagtaaacaatgacagaattttcattttatgttgaactgttcctttaaaaacacaaatttgctGCAATATACAGGATATTGCACATCATGCTACAAATATGCAGAGTAAATCAGAGCATatagcatatattatatatatatatatatatatatatatatatatataaatcataaataagtACTCTAAATAAACTGATGACTAATCTAGACACACTCTGATCTTTGTGACAAAGCAAATGACTCCTGTTGTGTAAACCAGCTATTCATAGCATGTTACCACATCCACCATATCAATCCTGCTATTTTCATCTATATGAATTTTGTTAATATCCAACTCATTCCATCAACAATGCAAAATACTCTACTCTTCAATCCAAACGTCAGACCACAAATTTTTTAGCTAGCTTAATCCCACGGAGTTGCTTTAAATATCCAGATGAACTCCCGCCACACAAACCTAAAaaacattcttttcttttcttttttcttttcttcaacaAGACCAACAGTATTCAATCTAcatgaattatattttacaaatttgcCCCAATTTCTTCTTGGATCAGTGCAGCATATTCCTTTCCCTTTAAAAGTGTTGATAAAACAACAACTTACCTCCTCTACTCTTTGTAACTGCAGCAGTGACATGAGTGTTCACAGCTAGCATGCTGTGCAACTAATGGATAAATGTAGAATGCTGGGTTGTAAATGTAAATTCCAGGAAGGCCTTTGgtcaaatgaaatcaatattaTTGGCCAGAGCCTTGTATTGTCAGGGCACCAGGCTGTACCTATTACTGCCACCCCACTGAGAATACAATAATTATACTGGGCATGATATAGCAAGCCTTTAGTTATATAAGAGACTGGTGGCTATTTATTGAGCTATTCTTCCACATAATGTTGTTCACCAGTTAGGGCTGAATGTGAACAAAGGGTCAAAACATGACCCAACAAAATGTCCAACTAGAACAATGAGAACAACAAAGCAATTTTAACTCTCTTGGTACTTTTCACACCATATAGGCATCTGTAATGAATTAATACCATTTGTAATCGGGTGGTCTCTTCATATCAAATGTTTCttaacagaattaaaataataaagcagcTACTATAGAAAGACGTCAGGATAAGCAAACCGATTCTATGAATGCTTTTCACGTAGCCTAGTATAAAACTCAGATTTCAGTAGCAGTCAGTCTTAAAATGTCTCACCTATCCCAGAGTGTGGGCAATTCATCCTGCAGGCCAACGTTGAGATCATCAAAAACCCTTTGGGCCTTTTTCAAGTCTTCCTCTGCCTACATGCACACAGATATGGTACATATGTTCAAGCAATAGCTCAGATCACTGTGTCAgcaattatatgtttttttagcaactgtgtttataacattttaaagacCAAGTTGTGATGCACAAACAGAAAAGACTTGTATACTTTTGCTATCTTTTTCTCATTCCTCATGGTTGAAGCCTGCAGGGTCTCAAGATGGTGCCTTGCACTGTCATAGTCAATTAACTTCCTGCTTCTCTTTGCAACACGTATCTGGAGGGAGGGAAAACACTTGGGGTTACTATGGTTACCCTTCTGCTGAATgtgttttgcattcatttttggcACTGTGCTGGCGCATGCATCAGCTTAAATGAATGACCCATCTCCTTAAAACCAATTCAGTATGAGCAAAATGACATCGGCACCTTGAGATCTGGGAACTGAGTCAAATATGTTTCCAGTGTGTCGATGGTAGAGTCTACCAGCTTCTGATGGAAGTCCTCCCACAAAACATCACAGTTCTGCAGAGGAGGCAAGACAGCCATCAGTCAGATTAACTGAGAGCATTTGACAAGCATGAGAGTTTTATCAGAGTGATGGAAGAGAGAATCTACTGTATAACCCCCTCTAAATGTTATTCTGCAGCTTCTGCAACATAAAGAGTATAGGTGTTGGATTTATGATTCAGCAGCAgagaaattaaaatctaattaggCTCTTGCTCATTCACAGAGGATGCAAATCAGATCCAGGACGCTGAATTCGGTGAGGTGTGAGTAAACAAAAATGAGCATCCTTGGgtaaatgaaattgaaattttcTGAGGACAGCCCCACTCCCAAACTAAAAATGACATATGTCATTATCCACTATTAATAACTCCCTCCCTCAAACCACATCATCTATGTGGGCAGAAGGACAGATGGAATGGTTTGGTTTTTTCTTCAGTTTGACACATAAACTTTCTCTGCTGTTAGTGTAAAAAGcgctaataaaaacaatatgcagCCTGATATTCAGAAAAACAGCACTATTGCTTGTGTGAtactcaaaatataataaaatgacttAAAGCGTTTCTTTCctctaaataataattatacattatacataccTATATGCTATTCCAGCTATTAAATTTGCTGTATGGGAATTTAAACAGCCTGAGGATTAATTAACATGACCAGTTGACATGACTCCTTCTGaatatatgttataaattatCTGTGAAATGCATGTGCATGGGCTGCATAATAGACCTAAATGGCTCAGTGACTTGACCCCATTTTCTCTAAAAGGCACAGCATTTTAGCTTTGGCACAGGTACTGAGTACAAATCCCTCAGCGGAGTCGTGTAAGAGATTGCCAAAACCTCTTGCTTGTTCTTAAACCTCAGATCTCACTAGAACAGATAAGAATGTTCCAGAGTTGGTgagaatgattttgtttttatcttcaaatgatccatttttaatttataattgaaCACAATGCTCAGTGTACCAGAGGTCACGTATTTTCACCCACTTCCCAACAGTTCTTGAGCATATAAAACTGTGAAGAGAAATCAACACCTATCCTTGATCTTTTGCAGCTCTTTTGACGCTGTCTTACATATGTAATTGCTCAGCATTTCGCACAAGCCGTTTGTATGATGGATCTCATCAACTTGTCAccactaatatttaatatttattcttcTCTTTAAAAGcagtagtatatttttttttcctggaaatgATAACATcggtattttaaatattttaatcacatgGACAATCCCAACTATATTTCTGGCTACCTTTCCAATAATCATGACATCATCTTTGCCGTGCCAGTCAGACTCATATACTTCATGTAATGACTCTGTCAGGTTCCTAGATGCTTGTTGCATCCCTGCAATCATAACAAAAAGAGAATCCAATTCAGTATTATGCAGATATGTGTATGTACTTGTACGTGTGTATTTTGCAATGGTTCACCTTTCACAGCTGCTATGTAGGCCTTCATCTCCCTCTGAAGCCTAGAGCCCTCAAACTATGGATCAGAACACAAAACAGGagatttattgtcatttttaaggTTCATCACATCAGGCATTAAACCACACAGGCTGATAATGTCAATATTAAATTGCTTTGATATGCTAGTGAggttttcttttcagattttttcagATCTGTCAATGAATCTCTGAAGGCAGTAGTTTTATACATActgtaccatttaaaagtttgtggctggttttttgctgtttttgaaaaGGTCTGCTGTGTTTCTTTGATCCTAAATACAGTGAaaccagaaatatatatatatatatatatatatatatatatataaactttcatttttaaattcatagCTGAAGCGAATCGAATCACAGTAAAAAGCTCTTCATACTGCAGACAACATAATAACTAGCGTTTCAAGCGGTGGAGAATAattgctgtccatggtgctgaaatcactGTGTCGCACTGAGAATCACAAGGAGACATACAAAAGAAGTGCTCACAATGAGCTTTCCAGTCAATGCAGCAGATAGAAGTCATTTCATTTTCTGCACTCTAAGGTGGCTACAAGGAGAATTGAAATGAAAAGCCCAAATTTTCTCTATCAGCTCTGATGATCTTTATCTACACAATATGGTTGAATAATGCACCTTTAGTTGCTTAAGTCTGAAATATGTCAGCATTGCTTTGATCACTCATCACTTTGattaaagcacacacaaacatttcagCAAAGGTGCTAGTGTTGTTTTAACAGACAGCTTCATTAGTGATATCTTGTGGCCACTAGAATATGCCAATATGTCATTTTGTATGATATATTATAATGGTTATTTTAGCTCGACTACAGGAATGGGATGTggttagttaacattaacagtcTGCTGTCTTCTACAGTCTAGGGTGGCCATTACATTTGACCAGTATCAAATTGACAGTATTTTACAGGCCCTGATGCAGAGAATTGAAGTGTACAATATCTCAACGTAGATGATGGCTCCATGTATCTGCTCTAACAAGCATTTTATGAGCCAGACTTTTAGCATATGGTGTGTGGGTTCAGTTTTGGCTGTGACTGGTATCCTCCAGCTGTAGTGATTGACTCTGACTCAGCAAATTTAATATTAGACCAATTTATTCTGCATGTAATTCAC
Above is a genomic segment from Cyprinus carpio isolate SPL01 chromosome A2, ASM1834038v1, whole genome shotgun sequence containing:
- the LOC109061728 gene encoding amphiphysin-like; this encodes MAEIKTGIFAKNVQKRLSRAQEKNFTATFLYEKFLVAEVGRPYKFRFHEKETKDEQFEQCVQNFKRQEFEGSRLQREMKAYIAAVKGMQQASRNLTESLHEVYESDWHGKDDVMIIGKNCDVLWEDFHQKLVDSTIDTLETYLTQFPDLKIRVAKRSRKLIDYDSARHHLETLQASTMRNEKKIAKAEEDLKKAQRVFDDLNVGLQDELPTLWDSRVGFYVSTFKNVSSLEARFHREISFLCHKLYEVMNKLAEQHSDKMFTIQGAPSDSGPLRLARTPTPPDDESPDSSPAASPNHTLRPTSPGLPRPKSPSQLKMGPPKPPPPKVTPTKELQQEQIIDLFDGGFPEISVTSPQPNEKPGESLLDLDFDPFKPDASTPIGQTQSPISQTLPWDLWAGNASQPAQPAADAGFTANWAADFGSSATTGTEESGNAQPAVDEQGWPPAEGWPTEAASQPQEEAATDEVRAWNPENYPEPDPDCDPCAMGGGEAKQQHPGQGKESVEEGQTDWAKNQVEWAEEKAGFRSEGRDAEETAGLQPMPGIIFTDEFGQEIQDTTEGIGGDSSRWGLSSQVDLDGSGSEYETAEEWGDVPGQNSGWVSADDDLECAKNENPVVAPEQGTVARECFADWGTADGVPEQITPADSGFGGDAFAATWDQPEATPCVSELENESLEEPLSVPAKAGANMPQNVLESTPSSDPFDTEGNDPFGTGDDPFAASGDDPFGNGNDPFATSDEDPSGFSGSDPFVTTGSDLFDTEGLSTESPKSGFNSDPFAETQPGDKGQWSADPFATEFTSDPFATGGNQDPFANETTSDPFASESGGDPFTNENNQGWAGGWESTGTKEIIGQGKDSDVFDDKTGHANGFAQWAAFPAPAADSENSSKGSWQEVSDSSGFFSSDGQGNFTAGWPGEAVPSQDPFTSFPGQQDTSNLKSTIAEDQVCHKEPENSDLSEDEVANRRYGKLYQEIDTELEEVSKKALNGFSKDATVPTFAADFDKMSEVEAPEGDVAEGEGEAAPASVPEGGEGPVTTPPTDTQPAEITASSPPAEMATSAVESPVSAETEAAEQAELPVEDIEMEQRSEEALDSASIQETQKESPTEAVATVEDKESPIEETPTIDAKPEEEASSLEAKPGDEPDNVEPKPTDEPDNVEPKPTDEPDKVDTQPGEVPDNIEPKPGDAPDNVEPQPGDAPDNVEPQPGDETSKEGAANNEKEEEKMPIPSVVIEPASSNEGDDDRDGDIISPIATSGNGVITDCQTTKDISSGMPPGYLFKVETMHDFEAANPDELELKKGDIVLVVPTELAEDQDAGWLTGIRESDWLQHGTSAHKGLFPENFTQRLE